The following are encoded in a window of Leptodactylus fuscus isolate aLepFus1 chromosome 9, aLepFus1.hap2, whole genome shotgun sequence genomic DNA:
- the LOC142217896 gene encoding olfactory receptor 4Q3-like, with the protein MEIFILYDSDDFSVILQMSISEPFLYKNRSLVREFVLSSPSAVYELQIVLLLIFMLFYIVTLLGNALILVVVQLDLRLHTPMYLFLSQLSFLDICYSSVTVPKLLAILSSGNRRISFYGCIAQMYFFHVLGSSEMFLLAVMAYDRFVAICNPLRYAVLMRRVVFVPLAGCAWFGGFAHSTFHTFYLLRLSFCGPNELDNFFCDATPLIKLSCSDTSVDEILLIVTPGILGPTCFSLILVSYSHIVRSILRINSREGRQKTFSTCASHIIVVSIFYGTGIIVYIQPMSVYSSANRFITVFYAVITPMLNPLIYTLRNKEVRGALRKLLTPPNALQVKESRISSIF; encoded by the coding sequence ATGGAGATTTTTATTCTCTACGATTCCGATGATTTTTCTGTTATTTTGCAGATGAGCATTTCTGAGCCTTTTCTATACAAGAATCGGAGTCTTGTGCGAGAATTTGTCCTTTCCAGCCCGTCCGCCGTCTACGAGCTCCAGATTGTCCTTCTCCTGATTTTTATGCTGTTTTATATTGTGACGCTCCTGGGCAATGCGCTGATCCTGGTGGTCGTACAGCTGGACCTTCGCCTTCACACGCCCATGTATCTCTTCCTGAGCCAGCTCTCCTTCCTAGACATCTGCTACTCCTCGGTGACCGTCCCTAAACTGCTGGCCATCCTTTCCTCTGGTAACAGGAGGATCTCCTTCTATGGCTGCATTGCTCAGATGTATTTCTTCCATGTTCTGGGGAGCTCGGAGATGTTCCTTCTGGCCGTCATGGCTTATGATCGCTTTGTAGCCATCTGTAACCCTTTGCGTTACGCCGTCCTGATGCGCAGGGTGGTCTTTGTCCCTCTGGCCGGTTGTGCCTGGTTCGGTGGCTTTGCCCATTCCACCTTCCACACCTTCTACCTCTTGAGACTTTCCTTCTGTGGACCCAATGAATTGGACAATTTCTTTTGTGATGCGACGCCACTTATTAAACTATCGTGTTCTGATACCTCCGTGGATGAGATCCTGCTCATCGTCACCCCCGGCATCCTGGGGCCAACGTGTTTTTCGTTAATTCTTGTATCTTACAGCCACATTGTGAGGAGCATCTTGAGAATCAACTCCAGGGAGGGAAGGCAGAAGACGTTCTCTACGTGTGCGTCACATATCATAGTGGTGTCCATCTTCTACGGGACAGGGATCATTGTGTATATACAACCCATGTCAGTGTATTCATCAGCAAACCGCTTCATTACTGTGTTCTACGCCGTTATAACGCCCATGCTGAACCCCCTGATATATACTCTAAGGAACAAGGAAGTCAGAGGGGCGCTGCGCAAATTACTAACACCGCCCAATGCCCTGCAGGTCAAAGAAAGCAGAATAAGCAGCATCTTCTAA